The Ramlibacter algicola genome segment AGCAGGAACTGCTTGCGGCCGGTGGCCTTGTCGTACAGCTTCTGCGCGAGCGAGCTCGGGATCAGCGAATCGTCCGCGCCGTGCACCACCAGCAGGGGCGAGCCGATCTTCGCGACCTTGCCGGCGGAGTCGAAGCGCTGCGTGATCAGCGGGCCGACCGGCAGCCAGCCCCACTTGAAGCTGCTGGCCACGTCCGGGATCGAGGTGAAGGTGCCCTCGACGATCGTTCCTTGCTCGTCGTCGACCCGCGACGCGAGGTCGATGGCGATGGCGCCGCCCAGCGAGTGGCCGAAGATGTAGCGCGGCCGGTTCGGGCGCTGCGTGGCCAGCCAGTCCCACGCGGCGCGCGCGTCCTCGTAGGCCGTCACCTCCGACGGCAGCCCGGGGCTGCTCTTGCCGAAGCCGCGGTAGTCGATCGCCAGCACGGCGAAGCCCATGTCCTGCAGCCGCCGCATGCGGCCGGCCGAGCCCATCACGTTCCAGCGCGCGCCATGCAGGTACAGCAGCACCGGCGTGTCCTTGCGCGGATGGTCGGCTTCGAGCCACAGCGCATGCAGCTTCGCAGGGTCGCCCGTCGCCTCGGAGGTGAAGGAGATCCAGGCCTCGTCCATGCCCTCGGCCAGGTCGGCGCTGCCGCCCCAGCTGCGGTCGCTGGGCTGGAAGATCCAGGCGCGCTGCTTCTCGTCGAGGGTGGCGCAGCCCCAGCTCAGGAGCAGGACCGAGCTGGCGATGGCGGCTGCGAGCAGGCGGCGCATGGCCTTCAGCGTCCGCGCAGGAACAGCGCGTCGAGTTCCTTGAGCGTCACCTGCCGCCACGTGGGGCGGCCATGGTTGCACTGGTCGGAGCGCTCGGTGACTTCCATCTGCCGCAGCAGGGCGT includes the following:
- a CDS encoding alpha/beta hydrolase → MRRLLAAAIASSVLLLSWGCATLDEKQRAWIFQPSDRSWGGSADLAEGMDEAWISFTSEATGDPAKLHALWLEADHPRKDTPVLLYLHGARWNVMGSAGRMRRLQDMGFAVLAIDYRGFGKSSPGLPSEVTAYEDARAAWDWLATQRPNRPRYIFGHSLGGAIAIDLASRVDDEQGTIVEGTFTSIPDVASSFKWGWLPVGPLITQRFDSAGKVAKIGSPLLVVHGADDSLIPSSLAQKLYDKATGRKQFLLVDGGSHHSTMYVGRAKYRDAVRQLFSLQ